The segment caatttttgtcaaatcttgctccaaatggataaaaatttgtcagagggctctagtttatcatttttaatcattttttaactcaaaactgccaaaaaattgaaactgaaaaaaaattttttctttgacacagttttgatttgaaaactaaatcaagagcaaaactgtgtcaaaaactatgtcaaaaactgtgtcaaagcaatttttgtcaaatcttgctccaaatggataaaaatttgtcagagggctctagtttatcatttttaatcattttttaactcaaaactgccaaaaaattgaaactgaaaaaaaattttttctttgacacagttttgatttgaaaactaaatcaagagcaaaactgtgtcaaaaactatgtcaaaaactgtgtcaaagcaatttttgtcaaatcttgctccaaatggataaaaatttgtcagagggctctagtttatcatttttaatcattttttaactcaaaactgccaaaaaattgaaactgaaaaaaattttttctttgacacagttttgatttgaaaactaaatcaagagcaaaactgtgtcaaaaactatgtcaaaaactgtgtcaaagcaatttttgtcaaatcttgctccaaatggataaaaatttgtcagagggctctagtttatcatttttaatcattttttaactcaaaactgccaaaaaattgaaactgaaaaaaattttttctttgacacagttttgatttgaaaactaaatcaagagcaaaactgtgtcaaaaactgtgtcaaagcaatttttgtcaaatcttgctccaaatggataaaaatttgtcagagggctctagtttatcattttttaactcaaaactgccaaaaaattgaaactgaaaaaaaaatttttctttgacacagttttgatttgaaaactaaatcaagagcaaaactgtgtcaaaaactatgtcaaaaactgtgtcaaagcaatttttgtcaaatcttgctccaaatggataaaaatttgtcagagggctctagtttatcatttttaatcaatttataactcaaaacttctaaaaaatcaaaatgttgtTTTCTTGAGAACTAATCAAAGACTTTTAACTTTCTTCAATTGAGAACTTTCTTCAAAACTAATCTTGAGCTAAAAACcaattgagagaaaaaattttttgtaaaattttcgaaaaaataaaaatgttttgacttCTGCAAGACTTAAGTCAAAGTAAAAGTTCTTttcaaattgacttttaaacttttacttaagcaaaAGTAATTAAGcttaattgacttttacttttgactttaagtcaaaagtcaattcctttttgactgaaacttaagcaaaagtaaaaagtcataaagtttcgacttttgacttaaaagttgTATCGACCCTGAAGTCAActacaaaaataacaagattaaaatatagttttgtgccacaaagttttaaaatttttacctcagtgttgaataaattttaaatacttcttttgcattttaattcgaccaattttcatcaaaaaataagaacaatAACTTCTGTAAAATATCACCTgctattgatatttaaaaacgaaaagaaaaaatttgcaaggtacaaatttcaatcaagaCAAGAAGACGAAATTCTAAAGGCTAATGAACTCGcagaaaacatttaatttaatagtaaTAAGTCTTATTATTTGACGTAAGTagataatttttgtcacaacttcaaaaaataatcaaagatAATTACGTTCAGCTTCATTTATTGTTCCTTCGAAACCTTCAAAAGTTTAATGACCAACGGCTTCTGATCTATTTATTTCCTGACCTACGACAATGAATTATTTCGTGACTTTGGATCATtatcaaattaactttttttgggtaaaaattaaaaatgacttaaagaaatgacaaaaaattatgtaactcATTTAAAAGACGCCGACAGATTTTTTCTAAgtggttgaaaattttggaaaacatacttttttaaattcacctaaaaaaaattttgaatggtgagtttctttaaaaaattaaatattcacctTTTtactagaaaaaattttcttaaaagttttttgatgatttttttcaaaatttttttctaaaattcttgatttgaaatgaatttgaatttttttaaatgaaatcttttaaaatttgtcacaaaataaaattttcaaattattacttttttcaaggtttaattttcttcgttttatgACATTTGATAATTATCTTAGCCGTCGCTTAATTTAtcgactttttaatttaattcattaaaatttaaaaaaacaattaaattacaattacTCACGTTTTCGATGCTTGATGACACTCGGTAAATTCCCAATAAATGGCCAACAAAAGGGACCCTCTAATTTCCACGAGGCAATGTAAAGTTCTCTCCTTGTCCAATGCCAATAGATGTAAATTCCCAAAATTACAAGAGCTagtaagtattttaaatttaaaacgatCCACAATAAAATCCACGACATCGTTTAcaagtaacttttttcaaaggaGGTGCAAATTgaactattttaaaactttaactgACTTTAACGCATGCCGATAATGAACTTCAAAACttgctaattttttgtcaaatattttgtgatatttttttttttaagttttggatAGAGAAGTGATTTGATTGACGCCAAAAACGAGACTGAACGGATTTTCAGCAAGTTACCAAAATATATAATACATAAAGACGAATAAAAACCAAGAAGATCAGACAGATTTTGTGTTCTTTTTGAAGAAACTGGATGACGTGCGAATAATTTGGTAACAAAAATagatgatttttgaagatCGACATAATTACATTctctaaacaaattaaaatgtcgTCAAATCAGGTAAATAGactaaataatcataaataattgctCTGAAAGGATTTTTAGACTTAAAGTAGGTAAGTTTTAAGTATATCGATTCATGAACTTTTGAAAACTTTCAACCTATTAGGAGTTTTCAACGTAAGTAAAAGTGTTAATTTAtcattgaaaaagttaaaattcccATTATTGACAACAATGGAGGAGATTGACAACCTTTGTGTTAATTAGCGCAGTGTAATAGATACatattacgaaatttttcaaacgtgATTCATAGTAAGAAGTCACGTATTGTtgacaattttatcaattttaggtTGATATCGAAGAAAAATAAGTCGTCatcgaaaatattcaaatcatCTCACgagcttaaaaaattccattgaatTTGTCATCTACATTCTCAAAGATtactaaatatataaatttattttatagaaaagtactgaaaaatgagataaaataacttttgaaaagaTGATGAtatggcgccatccatttacggcgtcggaagtTTGAGGGGGGGTAGGGGTCCATGAATTTCCGATGGATTTCGACGTAGGGGGAGGGGggttaaaaggaaaatacgacgtcgtataaattttctatagttaagatttttttgtttcaatttgtcagaaatatttaagcacttcaaacttttttgatctgttttttaacttactgagtaaacatgtacaatttttcacaaatttccatataaatttgagctaatttttaacaatttttcttaaaaaagggGGGGgctattttactaaaaagtaCGTCGTAATTTAGGGGGGGTCTTTAAATTCCGACGGTTTCCGATTAtagggggggtgggggtcaaaaaatgtccctttttatccgacgcagtaaatggatggcgccataTTGTGGATGTAGGTAAGTGATctctaaagttaaaaattgtaacaatagACTTTTTCATTTATGTACCGCTTTTCTAAATTAGGTAGTACATAAGTTCATGATCTAGATCATTGTagaatgttgattttttatcgaaagaCCATTGAGCTTTTTGAAGGTGAGTTATTTAATAACTATCATTATCATAAGTATCTTCTGATCACAACCAGCAACTATTCATCACAAGCGTGACAATGTTTTAATTTCAGGTATATGTACTAAAAGTGATGGATATTCAATGGTTAGTTATCAATAAACTAGACAAAACACGAATAGACCCTAATAACTATAATAAGTACccaaatggtaaaaaattgttgaattgcaCGAAATTAATCATAATTGACACTTTCCATAGCAaccaaggaaaaatttaatgaaattaacgGAAATTTCCATGCTTTTGTTCATAAGAGTTGTAAATCTATTACGTcactaaattcaatatttcaaaaagcATAAGACAAAGCTGAAGAGATTTCATGACGATTTCGGGAGATGCAAACTTTTTCTCTAAGCAATGGATCGTATCATAGGAAATAGGACAAGTATGTTGTATGTTCGTTCATGATGTCCTAAACGATAGAATTAATTCTAGTCATATTTGCAACGCATTTGAATTACGCCCCATGATCTACAACTTAAGAAAACAACGTCCTTTTGTGAAGAAGAGAGCTAAGACTGATTTCGAGGCAAATTACACCTTAAACCGTTGCATCAGCATCTTTAATTCAACCTGTGATATGAGTGACATTGAATTACCAAAGACTAGCTTTAAGAAGAAATTGAAGCTACTCTTTGCACCTTACAGgtgagagagaaatttttaatctgaatGGGCCCAATCACTGTgtgtttctcgttttttttttatttttcgtttcatgcTTCTTGTTTCATCCTGTGATCACTCTAACCAAATAAAACACTCCAACTGGGCCTGAGGGAGGACTGTGATATATTCAATGGCAATGGATTAAATGGCGCACgaccaacaaaattaaaatgtgaaagaaaagatgaggttttttaagctttatgcttttttctccaactaaataaataaattgttccaGATTCAAATTCAttgatatttgaaaattctcCAGCTGCAACTTATTGACTATCGAACGACTGTAAAAAGTACGAAACTTGAATACTTGAATGATAAAATCACAAGATATTCGGaatatcaaattcaaaaacacTGGTTCTTTGGATGTTTTTAAAAGAGAgctaaaacgaaatatttttgaagagagCGATGTTTTCTATGAATTATTtccttttaagattttgaattTCTAATGAATTTCGTTCGTAAATAATAACTTGAAACATTCTAACTTTtggaaaagtattaaaaactgataaaCTTAACAATGAATCAGAATAttcttaaaatctttttaaaaaaaacaacacattccacttccataaatttatttaagttcaCTGGTAAGCTCTGTGAATGTTTTGGTTTCTGCTCACGTACGATTCTCGTCGACAATCTTCTAAATGTATCCCATTTGCACCGCATGTTTGAACATGTCTGCCAACCGTTGACGCCCTTCTTTGTTCTTGATCGGCTTCAAGATCCAAACTGTCGTCACATCAACAGCTTCATCTCCCTCAATGGCATCCATATCGCCCGCTTCATCGTCTTCCAACACACTAAACGGAATCGATTCAATGCCCATCCCGACCCCAAAACAAGCCCTTTGCTGCATCTCTTCAAGCAACGCTTCATACGGAAAGACTTCTTTGGCTTGCAATCCCACGACTCGCAATTGTTCCGTCATGCCCGCATGATACGCTTGCAAAAGGTCCTCGTAGTGCTTCTCCCTGAGCTCTTGCGTCGTACAGGAATAGATGAAAAAGGAAATATCCAAAGCGGGACTTGCATAACGTGAGAGCTGGAAATCTATCATTTTGGCACAAACAGGAATAGTTGGATCTTCGCCgtatttaaagagaaaattagGAGTCCAACAGTCGCCGTGACAAATAACGGAATACTCGTTGGTGCTGTGTGTCATGGAAACGAGTTTCGCATACAAGTTGTCGGTGATGAAGGCCTTGCCTTTGGCTTCGATTTCCGTGCCGGGATACTCTTTCGCTAAGGCATCCAAGGAAATGGCGATTTGGTCTTTTTGGAGGTTTTTGTaccaattgaaaaatttatcggcGTAATAAGTTTCCtaaaaaagagcaaatttttgtttatttttggattatttGCGGAACGATATTTACTCACTTCAACAAATTGCAAAGTCTCTTGAAACTCCTTCGGTTGCTGATAACGAAAAGCAAACGAAACGGCATGAAATCTTCCGAGTAGCTGCATCGCGAACGTACAATGGCGCAAATCCATGCCGGTCTGACGACTCACCGTACCAAATCCGTACTGTCCCAAGTCCTCCAGCACGATAAAATCGGCAATGCCATCCGAAAAGGAGGCCAGACACGTTGGAAGGGcgtcgaaaaattcattttccgGTACTTTTGCTGCCTGTTTCTGATGCTGCAAGCACCGTTTCATGACATGctcgtaaaaattgatttcgttGCGGAAAAAGTCGTCACTGCGGAAGGTCTTGCGCCGTCCCACGTTATTTGGAATGGATTTTATCACGGTATTAACTTGAAATTTCTCGCCGTTTTCACGTTGCCCATCGATTTGCAGTCGAAACACTTGACTCAAGTACGAGTCTCCTGcgaaaaatactcaaatttACCCAAATTTCATACagaaaatgcacttttttacCCTTTTTGAAGCCGCCAACGAATCGCCAAGCCGTGCTTTTCACGCCGCCGCTCCGACAAACAATCGCATCGACCGTTTCTTGTGTGAATTTCGTCGAAATATCGGATAATTGCATGTTTTTGCTAATTATTTGCTAGGTTGCACGAACGTAATCGATCTGTTTCATTCAGAAGAGTGACAATAAATGACTTGCTCATTACACAAAGTGCATTCAATTGAGGGATATAATCAACAATCCATACCTACCAATACCCAACTACACGTCAGCTGTTCGTGCGGCGTGcttatatagaaatttttacatgcgaTTCTTATCGGATAgatcaaatatttacattcaatacggttttttttttcaagattttttatttaatttttttaactattaagGGCAGAAATAATTACAAACGACGGACTTTGCGGGGCCTCGGTGGATTCCAAGATACCGGAGTGGTGTCCGTTACCGAAATTACGTTCAATCCTCCCATTGTGAGACCTTTGATAGcggactaaaataaaaaaaaaacattaatttttgtttaggccgattcaattttttttttttaagtttttgtctcatgtttaatttgaaaagtaaaaaatttcttaaaattatttttaaaaatattttaaaaaattaaaaaattttcgaaataaaataataaaaattttcgaaataaatttaaaaattttcgaaataaatttaaaaaattttttaaaataaaaaatattaaataaaaattttcgaaataaaatttaaaaaatttcgaaataaaattataaaaaattttcgaaataaaattataaaaaatttaaataaaattttaaaaaattcgaaataaatttaaaaaattttcgaaataaatttaaaaaattttcgaaataaatttaaaaaattttcgaaataaaattataaaaaatttcgaaataaaattataaaaattttcgaaataatattaaaaaattttcgaaataatattaaaatattttcgaaataaattttaaaaattttcgaaataaaattaaaaaattttcgaaataaaatcataaaaaatttcgaaataaaattataaaaaattcgaaataaatttaaataatttcgaaataaattaaaaaattttcgaaaaaaaatttagttttcgaaaaatatatatttttttttaaatttttcgattgttatttttagctattttctataaaaaaatatttcaaaaaaaattttttttcattaaaaaaaacttgtgacaaaaacttctaaaaaattggagcggccttctaattctaatattttttctcgaattttacCATTCTTCCGGGTCCCATTCCGCTAATCGTCACTCGAACTTGCTTTATTCCACGTTCATACGCtttctaaaaacaaaatttcattcaaaaaattcgaaaatcacTCGAAAAACTCCTTACTTGAGCAATCGTAATTGCCGTCGCCTGTGCCGCAATATTCGTTCCCTTCCTCGCATGCTTAAATCCTTCAACGCCACACGACCTAATGATGTTCGGCTTGCCTTTGCTATCACAAACGGTGataattgtattatttttcgaCACCTTTATATTGCAAATCGACGTATCTTTGTACGGAACTCCATTAAAAAGGCGATTTGGCGTGTCCTCATCCGGGAAAAGCGAAtccctaaaacgaaaaaattttaaaaatggaaaaaaatcaaagaaaaattgaaaaatctcacTTTGTAATGACATGATCGATGTCAACAGTCTCAGCTCCTTGAATACCCTCATCGGGCTTCGGCAGGGACCGCATCATCTGTTTCCGATCTTCAGCTTTTGCGAGACTTTGTGAAGTGCTGATGGCCCGAAAGCATGTTTGGAGGTACGACGGCACGAATTTTGACTTGATCAGGGAGACCGAGGTCGCTAACAtgacgaaaaattaagaaaatctgtggaaatcttaagaaaaatcagtgaaaaagaaatttttttaagaattttccaatatttactttttttgtgagacGATCAAAAGTGATAAACGTCAAAATAGACCATGTTGCATTGTTTACATTTCAATTTCggaccaaaaataattttttttcgacgaaattcagtaaaataaattaatttttaatttgtagcgtgatacaaaaaaattcaaaatgagcaaaaaactgtcaaaaagtgTCCTGCAgatgaaattcatgaaaagaaCTCGAGAAAAAGTCGAACAAGAGGAAGAAGAGGAacaaggtaaaaatatttttaatgaaattttgttgaaatttcaagtttttagtcaaatttaaataatttttttcaggtcgaGCGATGTATTCGTCAGAAATCACGGAAAAAATGCTTCATGGCAACTCAAATATCTTCATCGAGCCGAGTTACGTGATTTGCGAAGGTCTCATCGAGTGCGGAAGGTTCAGTTTCGGAGGCATGGACAAAGATATCGAACGTTTAATGGAATTGGAGGCTCAAGCAAAGCTCGCGTTGAAGGAAGAAGACACCCGAGAGAAGCAAAAAGAGATGACAAAAGACGTAAATGACGAGGATATGATCAAATATTACAATTCCTTAATGGATACCGTgggaaataaattcaataaacacAAAAGACGTCGAGGGAACAACGGAGAACGATTTATGAAACCAAACACGAGCAACGAAagactataaaaattaatttttttcaattttttcatataaataacaCTTATTcgctaatttttattcagaaatcAGAAAAGTCCAACGGAGAGATTGATGCACATGCCAAAGGTAAGTATGACAATTATGCAAAGAAGCAGGAAAAAACACACGTAATGCGAAATAATCGGGACTCGGAACAATTTCGCGGTCATTTTCAGCGACGAAGCGTACAACAGAATCGTATTCAGTTCCTCCGCTGCCGTATTTCGATGCACGAACGGTCGAATGCTGATTAAATGTCCGCAACTTTGTGTCGCCCGGCACGTGACAGTCAAGGCAGCTGCTTGAAAAAACGGCACGAGCGCCAAAACCATCCATAAAACGATGTTGGCGAGACTCatgctgaaaattttgacgGGACACGTGTTCATGTCGCGAAAAAGGTGGATGATGCTCGAAAAGCAGTAGCTGAGATTCAGTAGGGTGAGCAGCGAAACGGGAATGGCGATGCGACAGTTGAGGTGATGCAAGTGTTTGCGGAATTCGCAAATTTCGCGCATCCATTCGAGCGGTTCGATGGAGTGCAAGAGGAGTTTTTCCTTCAGGAGATTCAGGTAGCAGCGCAGGAGGTAGCACAAAATGCTGTAGCTGGAGATGATGACGACTTGGACGAGGTCGTGGCAGAGCAGACAAACGTATAAGATAACCTGGAAAGAGAGAAATTGCGTTA is part of the Culicoides brevitarsis isolate CSIRO-B50_1 chromosome 3, AGI_CSIRO_Cbre_v1, whole genome shotgun sequence genome and harbors:
- the LOC134834102 gene encoding uncharacterized protein LOC134834102, giving the protein MQLSDISTKFTQETVDAIVCRSGGVKSTAWRFVGGFKKGDSYLSQVFRLQIDGQRENGEKFQVNTVIKSIPNNVGRRKTFRSDDFFRNEINFYEHVMKRCLQHQKQAAKVPENEFFDALPTCLASFSDGIADFIVLEDLGQYGFGTVSRQTGMDLRHCTFAMQLLGRFHAVSFAFRYQQPKEFQETLQFVEETYYADKFFNWYKNLQKDQIAISLDALAKEYPGTEIEAKGKAFITDNLYAKLVSMTHSTNEYSVICHGDCWTPNFLFKYGEDPTIPVCAKMIDFQLSRYASPALDISFFIYSCTTQELREKHYEDLLQAYHAGMTEQLRVVGLQAKEVFPYEALLEEMQQRACFGVGMGIESIPFSVLEDDEAGDMDAIEGDEAVDVTTVWILKPIKNKEGRQRLADMFKHAVQMGYI
- the LOC134834103 gene encoding small ribosomal subunit protein uS11m; amino-acid sequence: MLATSVSLIKSKFVPSYLQTCFRAISTSQSLAKAEDRKQMMRSLPKPDEGIQGAETVDIDHVITKDSLFPDEDTPNRLFNGVPYKDTSICNIKVSKNNTIITVCDSKGKPNIIRSCGVEGFKHARKGTNIAAQATAITIAQKAYERGIKQVRVTISGMGPGRMSAIKGLTMGGLNVISVTDTTPVSWNPPRPRKVRRL
- the LOC134833702 gene encoding M-phase phosphoprotein 6, with product MSKKLSKSVLQMKFMKRTREKVEQEEEEEQGRAMYSSEITEKMLHGNSNIFIEPSYVICEGLIECGRFSFGGMDKDIERLMELEAQAKLALKEEDTREKQKEMTKDVNDEDMIKYYNSLMDTVGNKFNKHKRRRGNNGERFMKPNTSNERL